In Vitis vinifera cultivar Pinot Noir 40024 chromosome 17, ASM3070453v1, one genomic interval encodes:
- the LOC100268042 gene encoding non-specific lipid transfer protein GPI-anchored 10 isoform X1, whose product MWNNTQETCSSSHLNNAFPPFRHLTIQCSSPVHPRINQTTMASQSLPPTAITSLVLLLITLIPSALSQNPTTSGSTIAQCSLRLLPLASCGSYVQGSAPTPVQSCCDNLKQVYSQQPNCLCLLLNSTVMGSFPINRTLALQLPLVCNLQVSISPCSEGMTVPPSSPDSQVSLGEGTNSTVAASPVVAVAPRPSIMGFGFGRSSSMRLEVKGDLAVAVIWVACLLT is encoded by the exons ATGTGGAACAACACACAAGAGACATGCAGCAGCTCACACTTAAACAATGCATTTCccccatttagacaccttacAATACAATGCAGCAGCCCTGTCCACCCAAGAATCAACCAAACAACCATGGCTTCTCAGTCTCTTCCTCCCACTGCCATCACCTCTCTCGTCCTACTTCTCATCACCCTTATTCCTTCTGCTCTTTCTCAGAACCCCACCACCTCAGGCTCTACCATAGCGCAATGCAGCCTTCGCCTGCTACCTCTGGCTTCATGTGGATCCTATGTCCAGGGTTCAGCCCCAACACCAGTGCAGTCATGCTGTGACAACCTCAAGCAAGTCTATAGTCAGCAGCCCAATTGCCTTTGCCTCCTGCTCAACAGCACAGTCATGGGCTCTTTCCCCATTAACAGGACGCTGGCTCTGCAGCTGCCACTTGTTTGCAACCTTCAAGTCAGCATCTCTCCCTGTTCAG AAGGGATGACAGTGCCTCCTAGTTCACCCGATTCACAAGTTTCCCTTGGTGAAGGCACCAATTCCACTGTTGCCG CTTCTCCCGTGGTTGCAGTGGCACCAAGACCAAGCATTATGGGATTTGGGTTTGGCCGGAGTTCTAGCATGAGGTTGGAAGTGAAAGGTGACTTAGCTGTAGCAGTCATTTGGGTGGCCTGTTTGCTGACATAA
- the LOC100245724 gene encoding uncharacterized protein LOC100245724 isoform X1 — MTLVSWAKKGLNRIGIRQSSKLLLPQTSLASIESLETPLQVQEIVLAADLHCPNCQKRVANVISNIDDMESLVVHVQEKKVSLIRRASVSCEGKAARKFYCMVMRINIDCNGCYRKVRRALLNIQELETHLIEMKQCRVTVCGRFIPQDVAIKLRKKTNRRVEILDIQEFSVSSENQEQKPLISSTSWNLLSSPSQFETCTTCI, encoded by the exons ATGACTCTGGTTTCTTGGGCTAAGAAGGGGCTCAACCGAATTGGTATCCGCCAATCCAGTAAGCTTCTACTCCCTCAGACCAGCCTAGCTTCAATTGAATCCTTAGAGACCCCTCTG CAGGTCCAGGAGATAGTCTTAGCAGCTGATTTACATTGTCCCAATTGCCAAAAGAGGGTAGCCAATGTAATCTCAAACATTGATG ATATGGAATCCTTGGTGGTCCATGTACAAGAGAAGAAGGTGTCACTGATTCGTCGCGCATCTGTCAGCTGTGAAGGAAAAGCTGCCAGGAAG TTCTACTGCATGGTCATGAGGATCAACATTGACTGCAATGGCTGTTACAGAAAAGTGAGGAGAGCCCTTCTGAATATACAGG AGTTGGAGACACATCTGATAGAGATGAAGCAGTGCAGAGTGACCGTGTGTGGTAGATTCATCCCACAGGACGTGGCAATCAAGCTGAGGAAGAAGACGAACCGCAGGGTAGAGATATTGGACATACAGGAGTTCAGTGTCAGCAGCGAAAATCAGGAGCAGAAACCCTTGATTAGTAGTACCAGCTGGAATCTGCTGTCCAGCCCAAGCCAGTTTGAAACCTGTACAACATGCATATAA
- the LOC100245724 gene encoding uncharacterized protein LOC100245724 isoform X2 — protein MTLVSWAKKGLNRIGIRQSSKLLLPQTSLASIESLETPLVQEIVLAADLHCPNCQKRVANVISNIDDMESLVVHVQEKKVSLIRRASVSCEGKAARKFYCMVMRINIDCNGCYRKVRRALLNIQELETHLIEMKQCRVTVCGRFIPQDVAIKLRKKTNRRVEILDIQEFSVSSENQEQKPLISSTSWNLLSSPSQFETCTTCI, from the exons ATGACTCTGGTTTCTTGGGCTAAGAAGGGGCTCAACCGAATTGGTATCCGCCAATCCAGTAAGCTTCTACTCCCTCAGACCAGCCTAGCTTCAATTGAATCCTTAGAGACCCCTCTG GTCCAGGAGATAGTCTTAGCAGCTGATTTACATTGTCCCAATTGCCAAAAGAGGGTAGCCAATGTAATCTCAAACATTGATG ATATGGAATCCTTGGTGGTCCATGTACAAGAGAAGAAGGTGTCACTGATTCGTCGCGCATCTGTCAGCTGTGAAGGAAAAGCTGCCAGGAAG TTCTACTGCATGGTCATGAGGATCAACATTGACTGCAATGGCTGTTACAGAAAAGTGAGGAGAGCCCTTCTGAATATACAGG AGTTGGAGACACATCTGATAGAGATGAAGCAGTGCAGAGTGACCGTGTGTGGTAGATTCATCCCACAGGACGTGGCAATCAAGCTGAGGAAGAAGACGAACCGCAGGGTAGAGATATTGGACATACAGGAGTTCAGTGTCAGCAGCGAAAATCAGGAGCAGAAACCCTTGATTAGTAGTACCAGCTGGAATCTGCTGTCCAGCCCAAGCCAGTTTGAAACCTGTACAACATGCATATAA
- the LOC100261000 gene encoding uncharacterized protein LOC100261000 → MSLTIAGTAVARGGVGLTTTSPSTHLPIRRHFLLPSLPFTLITTTTTTRSRTSHIVFAKKLSSRTGRFDSKNRRSGTTTKEGQQEQREEAEIKEIGSTENVGVADGDDDDDGYFLPELPGDKPDFWEGPQWDALGFFVQYLWAFGIVFALIACGIAVVTYNEGATDFKKTPVYQESVQSRDLLEEPETSNSDVFESNPTEEAPSLE, encoded by the exons ATGTCTCTCACTATAGCCGGAACCGCAGTAGCCAGGGGCGGCGTTGGCCTTACCACCACGAGCCCATCTACTCACCTCCCAATTCGCCGCCACTTTCTCCTTCCATCTCTCCCTTTCACTCtcataacaacaacaacaacaacaagatCAAGAACTTCCCACATAGTTTTCGCCAAGAAGCTCTCGTCCCGGACTGGAAGGTTCGACAGCAAGAATAGAAGGAGCGGCACAACAACCAAGGAAGGGCAGCAAGAACAGCGAGAAGAGGCTGAGATTAAAGAAATTGGCAGCACAGAGAATGTGGGTGTGgctgatggtgatgatgatgatgatgggtATTTCTTGCCGGAGCTTCCCGGGGACAAGCCGGACTTCTGGGAGGGGCCTCAGTGGGATGCTCTCGGCTTCTTTGTTCAGTATTTGTGGGCTTTCGGCATTGTTTTTGCG TTGATTGCATGTGGGATTGCTGTTGTTACATACAATGAGGGGGCAACAGATTTCAAAAAGACTCCTGTCTACCAGGAATCAGTCCAATCTCGAGATCTTTTAGAAGAACCAGAGACGTCTAACTCAGATGTTTTTGAGTCCAACCCAACTGAGGAGGCTCCTAGTTTGGAATAG
- the LOC100268042 gene encoding non-specific lipid transfer protein GPI-anchored 10 isoform X2, whose amino-acid sequence MWNNTQETCSSSHLNNAFPPFRHLTIQCSSPVHPRINQTTMASQSLPPTAITSLVLLLITLIPSALSQNPTTSGSTIAQCSLRLLPLASCGSYVQGSAPTPVQSCCDNLKQVYSQQPNCLCLLLNSTVMGSFPINRTLALQLPLVCNLQVSISPCSGMTVPPSSPDSQVSLGEGTNSTVAASPVVAVAPRPSIMGFGFGRSSSMRLEVKGDLAVAVIWVACLLT is encoded by the exons ATGTGGAACAACACACAAGAGACATGCAGCAGCTCACACTTAAACAATGCATTTCccccatttagacaccttacAATACAATGCAGCAGCCCTGTCCACCCAAGAATCAACCAAACAACCATGGCTTCTCAGTCTCTTCCTCCCACTGCCATCACCTCTCTCGTCCTACTTCTCATCACCCTTATTCCTTCTGCTCTTTCTCAGAACCCCACCACCTCAGGCTCTACCATAGCGCAATGCAGCCTTCGCCTGCTACCTCTGGCTTCATGTGGATCCTATGTCCAGGGTTCAGCCCCAACACCAGTGCAGTCATGCTGTGACAACCTCAAGCAAGTCTATAGTCAGCAGCCCAATTGCCTTTGCCTCCTGCTCAACAGCACAGTCATGGGCTCTTTCCCCATTAACAGGACGCTGGCTCTGCAGCTGCCACTTGTTTGCAACCTTCAAGTCAGCATCTCTCCCTGTTCAG GGATGACAGTGCCTCCTAGTTCACCCGATTCACAAGTTTCCCTTGGTGAAGGCACCAATTCCACTGTTGCCG CTTCTCCCGTGGTTGCAGTGGCACCAAGACCAAGCATTATGGGATTTGGGTTTGGCCGGAGTTCTAGCATGAGGTTGGAAGTGAAAGGTGACTTAGCTGTAGCAGTCATTTGGGTGGCCTGTTTGCTGACATAA
- the LOC100255921 gene encoding uncharacterized protein LOC100255921: protein MMDNPAEWANKRVREEDSDPDSVESKRIRVDPDESDGLNSPEAKRIQDDLLDILEDSDAGDPAILGLDSVIRSFEEEILVPPAGLELASVCGDSQPGLGYLWEASDDELGLPPTDGASGEENKIEAADLEANSSGFFGHGGDVFGFDDEIPSYDSFEFGIGGELASHSNTSEFLMLDGLFDYSDQRYEPAEFSEVSWQHESLPAV, encoded by the coding sequence atgatgGACAACCCTGCAGAGTGGGCCAATAAGCGAGTTAGGGAGGAGGACTCAGATCCTGACTCGGTCGAGTCGAAGCGGATCCGAGTTGACCCGGACGAGTCGGATGGGCTGAACTCGCCGGAGGCGAAGCGGATCCAGGATGACCTCCTAGATATTCTTGAGGACTCGGACGCTGGTGACCCGGCGATTCTAGGGCTTGACTCGGTCATTAGGAGCTTTGAGGAGGAGATACTTGTGCCGCCGGCGGGTCTGGAGCTGGCGTCGGTTTGCGGCGATTCGCAGCCGGGGCTAGGGTACCTTTGGGAGGCTTCCGACGACGAGCTGGGCCTGCCGCCGACTGACGGAGCCTCCGGCGAGGAGAATAAGATCGAAGCTGCGGATTTGGAGGCCAATTCGTCTGGTTTCTTTGGGCATGGTGGTGACGTTTTCGgatttgatgatgagattccgAGTTACGATTCTTTCGAGTTTGGAATCGGTGGCGAGTTGGCTAGCCACAGCAACACCTCGGAGTTTTTGATGCTGGATGGACTGTTTGACTATTCAGATCAGAGATACGAACCGGCCGAATTCTCGGAGGTATCTTGGCAACATGAGTCGTTGCCGGCCGTCTAG